The following nucleotide sequence is from Drosophila takahashii strain IR98-3 E-12201 chromosome 3L, DtakHiC1v2, whole genome shotgun sequence.
GCATGCagcgaaaataaatttattaatagccCCAGTCAGTGGAGACGAAGAAGTATTACCGCCACCCACACAGCTTTTCACAGTATctctctccatctccatcACCACTCTACGTTCCatgttcattcattcattcaaaaaaaatacgaaaaaaaagcaaaagatTCGCAGTTGGATTCGCAATTTCGCTTGCGTGAAGGAagttcagttttcagttttctgcCCGTTCTCGGGGTCCGCGTCAATTTATGCGCCTCACGTTTTCTCATTTTCAAGAATGACTAAATATCGTTTACACCGAACTCGCCCCTCCAAGCTGCACTAGCCACTCGGCTGCATTTCTGCATATGAAGTATTATTTGCGCAAGTGGAATTAAACTTTCCTCGGAAAACTGGCcactttttatgttttttattccCAAGCCAGCGAATATACATTTCTGTAATTAAGCGCGTGCCATGTTTGAAAAGGAACACAGGGAAAAAAGGtttaaagcaaaaataaaatatttaactaataGGGAAAAGTTTCAATAGAGTCATGGAAATGTTtagaaaatggaatttatatctaaaaaatatattttttagtataaataaaatatttcttcttgTGTAAAAGGTTAAATATTCTTGGTGCCCCAATCCGGTAtgcatttccatttgtttgcTGCGAAAAACGTTGAAAATTTCGGCAGCCTCAGCGGCTAATGCCTGAAACGTGTCGGCCTCTGATGGTTTGGTAACGGAACGAAAAAAAGAGTAGTTCGAAATGGAAGTCGAGAACTTTGTGAAAGGGTTGCCAACTGGAGTGAAACAgatttatttggttttggcCAGGCGGAAATCTACAGAGCAATATAAAGCCAACTAACGAAGCTCTCGGCTTCATTTTCACCTGTCGTTTAGCCCGAGCACAGTTTTTCACCTCTCCTCCCCCTCGTGGAGCTTGCAAATTAGCGTTAATTTATCAGGATTATTGCCTCGCAAATCAAGTTTGTTCAGACAAGTGCCGAGAAAGAGGATCGAAAGAGAGCGCAACTCTGACACAATAGAGGATGTTTTTAATAAAGCAAATTCGAGGCACTGGGAACTCAGAACTGTAACTAATGCTGACTTCTAGCCTGATATCGAACTGTCAAGCTGTCAATTCTCGTTAGCAGTGCCTGCCATGTGTGATGCTGATGTTGATGTCCTATGTGTATCCGCATCTATAGCATCCTAGCAGCCAGAGTCCCCTCGTCTGTCTGTGCGGCTCTGCTACTCGAAGTATCTGCCAGATAGCAGATACGTTGGCAGAGCTgttcaaaaattcaatttccagCTGAAAAGATACAAATGCCGGCGGGGGCGGGGGCAGAGGGGAGTTACAAATTGGAAATAGGTAGAAAAAAGTCATTGAGAAACGATTGCTGACATGAGTCTCTCTGGCATGCGAGGGAATGTTAACTTGGCCAGGACTAGCTGGCttagagatacagatacagagcCTGAAAAATGTGAAagcttattttcctttttcaggGAGGGGGGAGAAATGCGCAAATACTGACAGCACAATTAAGGCTTTAATTGGCAAAACTAACTTGCTCCTTCCGTTTGCGTTTTCCTTTCAGTTCAGCCAGCAAgaacaagaaaaagaaaaagaacgGCGCCCGGAGAAAATCCCAATCCCTTCACCATGCGCCAAACGGAGGACTAACAGACAACGGCGATAACTGGCAATAAGCGAGGAGCGTCAAAGGATTGCAGCAGGCCCCGTCTACCCTCCACCTTCTGGAAAGCTCCCCCCAGTCCTTCGGAAAACTCAAGGAAAATGCCATCCGTAGCGAACAACAACTACAGCAACGATGCGCGTCTCAGTTACGTTGTAAATCAAGTTGCatccgtatctgtatctgcatccGTATCCGCGTCCGCGTCCGCATCCGCACCCCTCTTGCCCTCCGCATCCGCATTTCCCACTTTCAGTCCGCCGCGGATTGCCAGTTTGGTGGCCAGCAGCTCCGCGGAGGACCTGAGCAGCTTCGGGGATGTGACATTCGACATTttcgatgacgatgacgacttGTTCGGCTCGCCAATGGCCTTCGATGCCAGCGAACAGGGCCTGTGGAACGGTCGCTTCGTGCCGCCCCCGCCCCGCCCGCCCTTCTTCGTCGACGAGCCGGTGCTGAGCGACGGCCTGACCACGTGTGATCTGTGCTCCTGGGCGATGCCCACCAAGAGCACCTTCATGTTCGAGGGCACGATAGGTGAGTGCGAATGCAAAAATGGGTTCACTGGGCGGAAAAACTACGTCCAATCgcataaaaaacagaaaaacagtaAATCAAATACTTAATTCAGAAACGGAATATCTTAATCCTCCATCAaagaataaaatgaaataaattcaaaatcctttttaaattactttgaaaatttgatttcatcTTAGACATAaactattaattaaaattgaagacAACAAAATTTGATAACATAAAACTGTAGGGATGTAGGAGTACTTTTCTAACTTAATCTGGTTGAATGTAGACTTTTTTCAGTGTTAATTACTAAGAGTAATTAGCCAATCTGTATAACATaatcttgttttaaatttacttttctCAGTTTAAGAAACAATATCGTACTTTGTAGACGGTTCTGGatctataaatttaatttattattaaaaacaatttattaggCAAGCAATCCTGTTCTTGGTAGACTTTTCTCAGTGTAAAAAATTGAGCTGAGGGCTGCGTAACTGCCGTTACTAACCGTTACCCCTTTCGTccattcttatattttttttgcagaaaAGGCCACAGAACTGGGATGGCCACTGACGCTGATCATCGTGTCCGTGTTGTCGGCGCTGCTAGGCGCCATCATCATGATTGCCGTGGTGCGCTGCCGGCGCAAAAAGTCCTCCAACAATCGCAACGGTGAGTACTCACATGGCCACATGGCAACATGGCCAACTTGGCCGAAAAACAGTGGGCGTAAGCCAAACACAGTGGGCACAGTGGATGGGCAGTCAAGGTTTAACAAAATATCTAAAaccaatcaataaaaaaatattaataaataaataaatatatgtaaattattgtttcatctataataataaaaaaacactaaCAAAAAGGAATATAGCTTCTGTagccaaaaaagttttgacattaaaacctaaaaaataaacataaacttGGTAATAATTAGATAAacctttaatttcaatatttagaagcctttgaatatttttttactatttcTAAAACTTCGGTCAGAACCTCATCCACTGTGCCCTTTGCAGTTGGCCATTACGAGGCCTTTACCGGTGTTGACTCTCACAACATTCGGCGACTGTTTTCGCAACTGTGACCCACCAAACTAACCGCCCCTCCTTTCTCTtctcccctctctctctctgttttcCGGCACCCATCTCGTGTGTGTTTATGTGCGGCATCTGCATCGGTTCCTCCAACTGCAACTCCACTTCCAACTCCAACAGACACGCACGTGCAGTGGTGGTCCCGCAACAAGCGCGCCCACGGCAACGGTTTGAGTGGTGCGGGCGGGGCCAATGGGACGGCGGGTGGTGCTGCCGGCAGTGCGCACCACcacaacggcagcagcagcaacataaaCAACAACCACCTGAGGCGGAGCAACATCTACACGGCCCACCCGGCGGACAGCATACGAGGTCTGCAGCCGCTGCCGGTGGTGCTGCCGTTGCCCATGCCACTGCCATTGCCACTGCCCCACCCACCTTCTGGTGGTGCCTCGCCGGCGTCGTCGTCGATCACACCGCCTGccccacagcagcagcagcagcagttacagttgccgcaacagcagcagcagcagcaatcgaGCCACTACTTCCATCcataccagcagcagcatctgcACCACTCACATACGCATTCGCACCACCAGCATCACCACACACACCACCATGTGCCGCTGTATCCGCACGACTGCGAGGAGGACGCCGCCTACGAGGAGCCGGAGTACCATCAGCCGCAGCAGCTGCACTCGGtgaacagcagcagctcccTGTCCTCGATTGGCTCCGCCTCACCTCTGCCGCCGGAAGCGAGCAGTTCCGGTGGCACCAACTGGCCACCGGGAGCCACGGCCGCCACCATGGTGATAGCCAGCTGAGAAACGGGCCAGGACTGCGCCTGGATTTGGCAGCAGTGAGGAAGGATGGCCGGCGGACCCACTTGAGATGCAGCGCACATGGCAGGGTGCAGATCATAAAGGGGATTACACGTAACAATTTTGTGAAGTTTATTTTTCGCCAGTTCATCCAGCTAGGAGTCCCTAAATGTATCTCCAActacgagtgtgtgtgtgtgtgtgtcgccaATTGGGAAAACCGAAACGAATTTAGTGtcacttccgtttccgtttcgcAAACTATCGGGGCAGACAGGCGAGAGGCGAGAGGGCTGCGGTGTGGTGTTGCCACAGGACATGCTCTTTACATGCCATGCACGTTTCGTCCTTTATTGCCGCTCGGCATTAGAACAGGGATTTTGTCGGATTAAAGCAAATAAAGGGCGTGCTTTCTGTTTGCACCCAACTGGTAACTGGTAACTGCCGATGATGCCACAAGTTTAAATCGAAATACCCCGGAAAGTTTCGGTTATATCGAACTCGGCCCATAAAGGATACATGTGTAATTTTAAAGGGTAATCCTGTGGCCGATAGAGGAGAGCCCGTAAATTTAccacttgttttttgtttaaatagacATTTTCTGCTCAAGGCCTGTGGGTAAATGTATCTCAAACTGTCCCGGGCAGACATTGAGCCACAACTTTGTGGCTTTTCACTTCATTCCGCTCTTGTTCGGCCATGACGAGAGCAAATGGCTTCTGGAACTGGCAAAAACCCAATGAGGTTAAAGCGAAAATTGAAGAGAAAGTCCGGTGAGAAGCCAGCAATCGCAATATCATCCGCTAAATCATTAATCAAATTATGAGCTCAAGCATCTAatggcatttgcatttttaaataggCACTCGTAATGGCAAACCCATGACAAGcatatcaacaacaacaaaataagcTCAGCAAAACAGCCAACAAAAGTACTTAAAACAATCAAACATTGCAGCAACTTACTatataaatgtaaacaaaaactcGCGCCATTGTAtattaattgtaaatattttttgcagtCCGCTCCAATTGGCAATTAGCAGCCGGAGCGTGCAACAGAAGTTTCTTCAACAACTAAATATTGCATAATTTCAATTCGATAAAAAAGCAGAAAGCAAAACAACataacgaaaacaaaaacaaaacattccTCTTCAAAGCAAACGCAAAGTTCAAGTTTTCATTTAACAATTACAATTTACGACAAAACACACAACCAAAGACTAGTCATTTAAGTCACAACGTCGCTATGTACAAACAATTTAAACGAGAGATAAAATATGATTAAGCCAGTTAATTAATTCGATTTATGAATGCCTCATTCGAATGCATTCGCTTcgcatttattagttttacgAGATGAAAGAACAACTgcaatattgtattttaaatatttattcataaaaCGCACTTTTGCCCACTCCCCTTCTATcccaaaataacaataatcgTAATTagcatttataattaaaacccCGAACAtcaagtaaataataaatactaaaaaaagaaagacgAGCGGAAAATGcgcaaaaaaattactacGAGCAACTCAAAATGTTCCAATGTTTAGATTAGCCAACTAATTACgtggaaatgtaaacaaaagcaaaaacttCATAGTTTTCATaacaaattcattaaattgtgCAGAAATAATTTAGGCACACAAAatacgaaatgaaaataaaaacaaaagaaatacaCAAAATCATATTCAAATTTAgttgttttgctttatttcaTGGGAAGTGCTGATGGTTTTACAATTAGTCcacagtttttaataaaaatgtgagTATTCCGTAGCATTGATTGAGTATC
It contains:
- the LOC108066590 gene encoding uncharacterized protein, with protein sequence MPSVANNNYSNDARLSYVVNQVASVSVSASVSASASASAPLLPSASAFPTFSPPRIASLVASSSAEDLSSFGDVTFDIFDDDDDLFGSPMAFDASEQGLWNGRFVPPPPRPPFFVDEPVLSDGLTTCDLCSWAMPTKSTFMFEGTIEKATELGWPLTLIIVSVLSALLGAIIMIAVVRCRRKKSSNNRNDTHVQWWSRNKRAHGNGLSGAGGANGTAGGAAGSAHHHNGSSSNINNNHLRRSNIYTAHPADSIRGLQPLPVVLPLPMPLPLPLPHPPSGGASPASSSITPPAPQQQQQQLQLPQQQQQQQSSHYFHPYQQQHLHHSHTHSHHQHHHTHHHVPLYPHDCEEDAAYEEPEYHQPQQLHSVNSSSSLSSIGSASPLPPEASSSGGTNWPPGATAATMVIAS